The following nucleotide sequence is from candidate division KSB1 bacterium.
CTACCATGCCCTGTTCAGCAGAAACTATCCTCGCCTGGTGGACATGGCCCGTGTCTTTACCAAGGGCATAGTCGAGGTCTGTGAAGGGCAGGCGCTGGACAAGGAGTTCGAAACGCGCTCCAGCGTGGGGATGAATGAGTACATGACGATGATTCGCAAGAAAACGGCGTGCCTGTTTGCCACTGCCTGCCAGGTGGGCGCGCTGGCTGGGGACGGAACGGACGAACAAGTGGATTCCCTGGGGCAGTACGGGACGCATCTGGGCATCGCCTTTCAGGTGCAAGATGACCTTTTGGACCTGTCATCCTCTGTCGCTGTATCGGGCAAGCCAAGGGGAAGCGACCTTGCTCAGGGGAAAAAGACGTTCTTGGTGGTGGCAGCAGAACCGGTGATGAGTGCGCAACAACGTGCATGGCTTGCTGGTCACTTTGGCCGCCACCTACCCGGCGAGGAACTGGACGAGGTGGAAAGGCTGTTCCGATCGCTCGGTGTGGTCGCCGAGGCTGAAGCCGTGGTGAACAAAGAGCTGGAATTGGCACGGCAGGCGCTGGGCCCGTTGCCTCCTTCGGAGGCGGTGCAAGCAATGCTTGAACTGAGCCACCAACTCGTGGCCCGCGTAGCATAGCAACTGGCAGCGAGAAGCCTTCGCCATTGTCTGTTCGGCAAGAAGTGCGCGTACCTAGCCGAAACGAACGTGCGACATCGCAATGACCCAGGAGTTTCTGCTCATTTGTCTGCTTGGGGGGATAGTCGCAACCGACACGACTGCTGCGTTCCAGGTGCTTGTCTCTCACCCTCTGGTCGGCTGCACTGTAGCTGGACTGCTGCTTCGGGATGCGCAGCTCGGACTGAGTGTGGGTATTTTGTTAGAGCTTTTGTGGTTGGCGGAGGTGCCGGTTGGTGGCGTCCGCACCAACGAAGGCAATGTGGGGGCCTTGGTGAGTGCGGCGGTTCTGATCATGCTTGCAAGGAGGATGCAGAGGCCCGAAGTGCTACTCTGTGGCTCGCTTCTTTGGGGCTTGGGGGTGGCTTGGGCAGGCGGATGGTTGGTGCGAGGGTGCCGGCGGATCAACACCGTGCTCTTGCACCGCGCGGACGCTTTTGCAGCGCGCGGAGACACGC
It contains:
- a CDS encoding polyprenyl synthetase family protein, whose product is MSALEKKAAYLRQLVGAYLEEACASSEPALLYEPVRYLIESGGKRLRPLLLLLAAEAVGADVQEVVPAAAAIELLHTFTLVHDDIMDQDETRRGRPTVHVKWDVGTAILAGDGLVAMAYHALFSRNYPRLVDMARVFTKGIVEVCEGQALDKEFETRSSVGMNEYMTMIRKKTACLFATACQVGALAGDGTDEQVDSLGQYGTHLGIAFQVQDDLLDLSSSVAVSGKPRGSDLAQGKKTFLVVAAEPVMSAQQRAWLAGHFGRHLPGEELDEVERLFRSLGVVAEAEAVVNKELELARQALGPLPPSEAVQAMLELSHQLVARVA
- a CDS encoding PTS sugar transporter subunit IIC, yielding MTQEFLLICLLGGIVATDTTAAFQVLVSHPLVGCTVAGLLLRDAQLGLSVGILLELLWLAEVPVGGVRTNEGNVGALVSAAVLIMLARRMQRPEVLLCGSLLWGLGVAWAGGWLVRGCRRINTVLLHRADAFAARGDTRGVSLCHAQAIALSFVAGVVLTGFGVLAGTRVLAHVVSMVPPSADRAFALTPAVVLGAGLGAVGALLLRRKNLWALAVGLFAGLLLLR